DNA from Algisphaera agarilytica:
GGCGGGCTGCTTGGCGTCTTGGTCGGCGTGGTCGCTGATCGTTCCCGCGGTGTTCACGGGGTTCTTGAACTCGGCCTGAATCTTTTTGTTGGTGTACAGCTTGAAGAGCAGGTAGAGGCCGTAGGCGTAGCAGGCGACCAGGTAGACGATGACGGCGATGAGGGTGGCTTTGAACAGCATGGCAGGCTTCCTCCACAAAGACGTGGCACGGCGAAATCGCCGAGGGCGATAAGAAGCCATCGGGCGGTCAGGAAGCGGAACTGTAAAAAAAGTCGCGTTTTTGCGGCGGATGGCGGCCCGAGGGGTCACGGGGACGCGAGATCGCTGGGGCGGAGCAGGCAGCCGGCGTCCACGGGGCGGGCGAGGGTGCGGCCGACGATGGGGCCGAGTTCCGCGGCGGGGATGCCGGTGCCGGGGCGTTTCACGGTGAGGTCGTCTCGCTGGAGGACGTGGCCGGCGGGCAGGTCGGTGAGGACGCAAACGCTTTGGCGGGAGATTTTTTGCACGTCGCGTTCGAGGTCGGTGCAGGTCTTGTTGAGCGGGCCGAGCATGCCCGAGGCCCGGCGGACGGCGGCGACGTATTGGCGTAGGCCCTCGGGTTCGACGCTGGCGGCGTGGTCGGGGCCGGGGGCGCTGCGGTCGTGGGTGAGGTGTTTCTCGAGGACCTGGGCTCCGGCGGCGACGGCCAGGGCGCCGGTGTCCAGGGCGGCGGTGTGATCGGAGTAGCCGACGGCGATGCCGGGGAAGCGGTAAGCCAACGCACGCATGCCGCCGAGCGCGGCGTCCTGGTCGGGTGTGGGGTAGGACGAAACACATTGCAGCAGCGCGCCTCGGCTAACGCGTGTGTGTTGCGCCGCGGCGTCGAGTTCGTCGAGTTCGCAGGTGCCGGTGGAGATGAGCATGGGTTTGCCCAGCGCGGCGGCGGCGTCGAGCAGCGGTGTGTTCACCGCGTCGGGCGAAGCGATCTTCACGGCATCGACGTCGAGTGTGGCCAGGTCGGCGACATCGTCCGGACTGAACGGCGTGACGATGAACTTAACGCCACATGATTCGGCGAATTCGCGCAGCGGCTGCAATTGCTCGGCCGACAGCGTGAGTTTTTCCAGCAGCGACTTCGCGTCGTTGGCTTTGCCTTCCTGGTAGCCCGCGAGCAGCGCTTCATTCGAGAGCAAACGGTCGGGGTGGAAGAGCTGGAACTTCACCGCGTCGGCCCCGACCGCAGCGGCGGCGCGGATGAGTTGGGCGGCGCGGTTGGGGTCGCCGTCGTGGTTGACGCCGATCTCGGCGATGACCATCACGCGCGGCGGGTGCTCGGCGTCGGCGGGGGCGAACATCGGCTTGCTATCGGCTTGGCCCATGCGGGCATCGTACCGGCTGGGATGTCTTGGCTCCCTCGGCCCTAATCATTTCCTTTGCACTCACGGGTGGCCGGGGCTGAGGCTCGGTTAAGCCCCGGAAGCGAGCAGCTCAATCTCACCCTTGGACACCCGTTCCGGGGCATCGCGGACTCTGCCCCGGCCACCCGTCGGCGTGATGGAGTTGGGTAACCGCGGTGTTGACCGGGGGCGGGGTGGTCGATACCTTACTTGGCTCTGCGGAAGGTGGTGCCTAAACTCTGGCTTCCTCAGCGACCGGGTAGCTCAACGGTAGAGCATCGGCCTTTTAAGCCGCTGGTTCTGGGTTCGAATCCCAGCCTGGTCACTCTAAAACCCTTGACGTGTCGGCAGTTACCGGCAGGCGTCAAGGGTTTTTTTATGCACCCAAGGCGTCAGTCGGGTCGTTGGTGGCGGCGGGATCGGAG
Protein-coding regions in this window:
- a CDS encoding N-acetylneuraminate synthase family protein; amino-acid sequence: MGQADSKPMFAPADAEHPPRVMVIAEIGVNHDGDPNRAAQLIRAAAAVGADAVKFQLFHPDRLLSNEALLAGYQEGKANDAKSLLEKLTLSAEQLQPLREFAESCGVKFIVTPFSPDDVADLATLDVDAVKIASPDAVNTPLLDAAAALGKPMLISTGTCELDELDAAAQHTRVSRGALLQCVSSYPTPDQDAALGGMRALAYRFPGIAVGYSDHTAALDTGALAVAAGAQVLEKHLTHDRSAPGPDHAASVEPEGLRQYVAAVRRASGMLGPLNKTCTDLERDVQKISRQSVCVLTDLPAGHVLQRDDLTVKRPGTGIPAAELGPIVGRTLARPVDAGCLLRPSDLASP